From one Trifolium pratense cultivar HEN17-A07 linkage group LG1, ARS_RC_1.1, whole genome shotgun sequence genomic stretch:
- the LOC123902723 gene encoding protein NETWORKED 1D-like isoform X1, with product MANRSHADSRRMYSWWWDSHISPKNSKWLQENLTDMDVKVKQMIKLIEEDADSFARRAEMYYKKRPELMKMVEEFYRAYRALAERYDHATGVIRHAHRTMSEAFPNQNPMMITDDFSAVPPMETEPRTPETHHPSHAFVDSEDSEKDSHVIKRNGAHGEEPNSSLNKTGLRQLNDLFIPGEHAKFADGHARRGLNFLETQESGEQNNGSHGTKNQVLSESERVTKAEAEILALKKALAKLEDEKEAGLLQYRQSVEKLSNLESEVSSAQENSQRLDERASKAEAEVQDLKDAVIKLQAEREASLLQYQECLEKITDLEKNISFAQKDAGEFNERATRAETEVESLKQDLARVEAEKEAALVKYKQCLETISKLEERLKESEENARRINEQANIAENEIKVLKLEVTKLNEEKEDAALRYQQCLEIISSLEHKLSCAEEEVCRLNSKIEEEAEKLHSSEEKCVLLETSNHALHSELQSLAQKMGSQSEELNEKQKELSKLWSCMQEERLRFIEAETAFQTLQHLHSQSQEELRSLASDFHSKVEILGNVESRKQALEDEVHRVNEENKILNELKISSSLSIKTLQDEILNLKETIEKLEQEVELRLNERNALQQEIYCLKEELNDMNKKHDAIIEEVRSADLDPQCFGASVKNLQEENSKLKETCEADKDEKAALLVKLEIMEKLLEKNSVLENSISDLNAELNSVRGKVNVLEETCQSLLVEKSALAAEKATLFSQLQATTEKLEKLTENNNLLENSLFDVNAELDGLRGKSKILEDTCQLLEHEKSGIFSEKEALFTQLNTTHQTLKDLEKQHSELELMHSELKGERESALKKVEELLVSLYSQREEHCRVVKLNEDELANKELQIHTMQEDAKYRKEEYNEELDRAIHSHIEIFILQKFIQDLEKKNFSLLVECQSLLEASKMSDRMISKLETENIHKKYDVDSLSEKIKILRIGLLQVLKTLDINGKNFFEDMLDEDQTLLNHIHGKLKERQKSFDTIFDERHNLAVENSVLITFLEQLQLKVENLVTEKGALDEESRIQSEKFTELQIEFQNVLENNQELKLTISKGEERMEGMTSEIENLRKELSDFEKSHRSLKEESCTILEEKNSLMGRFKDLGEEKGNLEEEICVLFHERLVQSNISVVYENIIFEKLRELRQFGQELGKLCSENNNLEARLKTMAQKLENAEMENSHLKELFVKSNVELDLVESVNDQLTCQISNEREMLNQKEKVLLETAKTFHALHTEKKELQRTAEDLKVRYEDAKVKLEEQANQIFKLSSDKDRQNEELGCLHEANQKLESEMKCLHQELEETKLKEKKLSHEVHERMNEIEQWETQAAALYAELQISVVNETLFEGKASELADTCEDLEHTNKSKDMESEPLKELVSKLQGENGRLYDQLAAYVPAIGALNDCVTTLEMQTLGHAKHEKPEVKNLVNHQYTENGQHTDEDHTVTASDPLLDFQDLQRRINEISVAVKNINGSFKPKENEQKMGKSRPDNPVSEIEVLPKDIMLDQISECSSYGVSRGGTLESDDHMLELWETSDKTQKMAAEPVENRRQRGAAKETNNKHPSGDYLVEKELSVDKLEISRRLSRPREEGNKSKVLERLDSDSQKLTNLQITIQDLMKKVESTEKSTKGKGSEYETVKGQLEASQETVTKLFDANRKLIKNVEEGALSSSGTAESASDEIGNVSRRRVSEQAQRGSEKIGQLQLEVQRLQFLLLKLNESKDKTRTDDRSPRVRLRDYLYGATRTNHQKKKKSPFCACVRPPTKGD from the exons ATGGCAAATCGGTCTCACGCAGATTCTAGGAGAATGTATTCTTGGTGGTGGGATAGCCACATAAGTCCTAAGAACTCAAAATGGCTCCAAGAAAATCTTACAG ATATGGATGTCAAGGTGAAGCAAATGATTAAGCTCATTGAAGAAGATGCAGATTCCTTTGCCAGGAGAGCAGAAATGTACTATAAAAAACGCCCAGAGCTTATGAAAATGGTTGAAGAGTTTTATAGGGCATACCGAGCATTGGCTGAGAGATATGATCATGCAACTGGAGTTATCCGCCATGCCCATCGGACCATGTCTGAAGCATTTCCTAATCAAAATCCTATGATGATCACAGATGATTTTTCTGCGGTTCCGCCCATGGAGACTGAGCCACGCACGCCAGAAACACATCACCCTTCGCATGCATTTGTTGACTCAGAGGATTCAGAAAAGGATTCTCATGTTATCAAAAGAAATGGAGCGCATGGTGAAGAGCCTAATTCTTCTTTGAACAAGACAGGTTTAAGACAGCTCAACGACCTCTTCATCCCTGGAGAGCATGCAAAGTTTGCAGATGGGCATGCTAGAAGGGGGCTCAATTTTTTAGAGACACAGGAGAGTGGCGAGCAAAACAATGGAAGCCATGGCACTAAAAATCAAGTCTTGTCTGAGTCTGAACGCGTGACAAAAGCTGAAGCAGAAATTTTGGCCTTGAAAAAAGCCCTTGCCAAATTAGAAGATGAAAAGGAAGCTGGCTTGCTTCAGTATCGGCAGAGTGTTGAGAAATTGTCTAATCTTGAATCAGAAGTATCTTCTGCACAAGAGAATTCTCAAAGACTCGATGAACGAGCAAGCAAAGCAGAAGCCGAAGTTCAAGATTTGAAGGACGCAGTAATCAAATTACAGGCTGAAAGGGAAGCTAGTCTTCTTCAGTACCAGGAATGCTTGGAGAAAATAACCGATCTGgagaaaaatatttcttttgctCAGAAGGATGCAGGAGAATTTAATGAACGTGCTACTAGAGCTGAAACTGAAGTTGAGTCGTTGAAGCAGGACCTTGCTCGAGTAGAAGCTGAAAAGGAAGCTGCCCTTGTTAAATATAAACAGTGCTTGGAGACAATATCGAAACTGGAGGAGAGATTAAAAGAATCTGAGGAGAACGCTAGAAGGATTAATGAGCAAGCTAATATAGCTGAAAATGAAATCAAGGTTTTGAAGCTGGAAGTTACTAAACTTAATGAAGAGAAGGAAGACGCTGCTCTCCGGTATCAGCAATGCTTGGAGATAATTTCCAGTTTGGAACATAAACTCTCTTGTGCTGAAGAGGAGGTGTGTAGGTTAAATTCTAAGATAGAAGAAGAGGCTGAAAAGTTACATAGTTCTGAGGAGAAGTGTGTTCTTTTGGAAACATCAAATCACGCTCTACATTCTGAATTACAGTCTTTGGCACAAAAGATGGGGTCTCAAAGTGAAGAACTTAATGAGAAGCAGAAAGAATTGAGTAAACTTTGGAGTTGCATGCAAGAGGAGAGACTGCGATTCATTGAGGCTGAAACTGCTTTCCAAACTCTTCAGCATTTGCATTCTCAATCTCAGGAAGAGCTTAGATCTCTTGCTTCTGACTTTCACAGTAAAGTGGAAATACTCGGAAATGTGGAATCACGTAAGCAGGCTCTAGAGGATGAAGTGCACAGAGTGAATGAGGAAAACAAAATTCTAAATGAGCTCAAaatttcttcatctttgtcTATAAAAACTTTGCAGGATGAGATATTGAATTTGAAAGAGACAATAGAGAAACTTGAACAGGAGGTTGAGCTGCGACTTAATGAAAGAAACGCTCTTCAGCAAGAAATTTACTGTCTTAAAGAGGAGCTTAACGATATGAATAAAAAACACGATGCTATAATCGAGGAGGTCAGGTCAGCTGACTTAGACCCTCAGTGCTTTGGCGCATCTGTGAAAAATTTGCAAGAAGAGAACTCAAAGCTGAAGGAGACATGTGAGGCCGACAAAGATGAGAAAGCAGCTCTTTTGGTAAAATTGGAAATCATGGAGAAACTTTTGGAGAAAAATTCTGTTTTAGAGAATTCCATTTCAGACTTGAATGCTGAATTGAATAGCGTCAGAGGAAAGGTAAATGTGTTGGAAGAAACATGCCAGTCGCTGCTTGTGGAGAAATCAGCTCTTGCTGCCGAGAAGGCCACCTTGTTTTCTCAATTACAAGCCACAACTGAAAAGCTGGAGAAGCTCACAGAAAATAACAACCTTTTGGAAAACTCACTATTTGATGTCAACGCTGAACTTGATGGATTAAGAGGAAAGTCCAAGATCTTAGAAGACACATGCCAGTTACTTGAACATGAGAAGTCCGGTATCTTTTCGGAGAAAGAAGCCTTATTTACACAGTTGAACACAACACACCAAACACTGAAAGATCTTGAAAAACAACACAGTGAATTGGAATTAATGCATTCGGAGCTAAAAGGAGAAAGGGAGTCTGCACTTAAAAAGGTGGAAGAGCTATTGGTTTCCCTATATTCCCAAAGGGAAGAACATTGCAGAGTTGTGAAGTTGAATGAAGATGAACTGGCGAACAAGGAATTGCAAATTCATACTATGCAAGAAGATGCAAAGTACCGGAAAGAGGAATACAATGAGGAACTGGATAGAGCTATACATTCTCACATTGAAATTTTCATCTTGCAGAAGTTTATCCAAGATTTGGAGAAAAAGAACTTTTCCCTTCTAGTCGAGTGCCAGAGTCTTTTGGAAGCGTCCAAAATGTCCGACAGAATGATTTCTAAGTTGGAGACTGAAAATATTCATAAGAAATATGATGTGGATTCTTTGTCtgagaaaattaaaatactaaggATTGGGCTGCTTCAGGTGTTGAAGACTCTTGACATTAACGGCAAAAATTTCTTCGAAGATATGCTTGATGAAGACCAAACTCTCCTGAACCATATACATGGAAAACTTAAGGAGAGACAAAAGTCTTTTGACACAATTTTCGATGAAAGACACAACTTGGCCGTTGAGAATTCAGTTCTGATTACATTTCTTGAGCAGTTGCAACTAAAGGTAGAAAATCTTGTGACAGAAAAAGGTGCGCTTGATGAGGAGTCCAGGATACAGTCAGAGAAGTTCACTGAATTGCAAATAGAGTTCCAAAACGTATTGGAAAATAATCAGGAGTTGAAGTTGACAATAAGCAAAGGAGAAGAGAGAATGGAAGGAATGACATCTGAAATAGAGAATCTACGCAAAGAGCTATCGGACTTTGAAAAGAGCCACAGAAGCTTAAAGGAAGAAAGTTGCACGATACTTGAAGAGAAAAACTCCTTGATGGGAAGATTTAAAGATCTGGGTGAGGAGAAGGGTAACTTGGAAGAAGAAATTTGTGTCCTGTTCCATGAGAGATTAGTTCAATCTAATATATCTGTGGTTTACGAGAATATTATCTTTGAAAAACTCCGGGAACTTAGACAGTTTGGTCAGGAACTTGGTAAGCTCTGTTCTGAAAATAATAACCTTGAGGCGAGATTGAAAACAATGGCACAGAAATTAGAAAATGCAGAAATGGAAAATTCACATCTTAAAGAGTTATTTGTAAAGTCAAATGTTGAATTGGATTTAGTTGAATCTGTCAATGATCAATTGACTTGTCAGATTAGTAATGAAAGGGAAATGTTGAATCAAAAGGAAAAAGTGCTTTTGGAAACAGCCAAGACGTTTCATGCTTTACACACTGAGAAAAAAGAATTGCAACGAACGGCGGAAGATCTGAAGGTTAGATATGAGGATGCCAAGGTGAAACTTGAAGAGCAAGcaaatcaaattttcaaattgtcCTCAGACAAGGATCGTCAAAATGAAGAGCTTGGATGCCTTCACGAAGCGAACCAGAAACTGGAGTCTGAAATGAAGTGCCTACACCAAGAACTTGAAGAAACTAAACtgaaggaaaagaagctaagTCACGAAGTGCATGAACGTATGAATGAGATTGAACAATGGGAAACTCAGGCTGCAGCACTCTATGCTGAACTGCAGATTTCTGTTGTCAATGAAACACTATTTGAAGGGAAGGCCAGTGAGCTAGCTGATACATGCGAGGATCTTGAGCACACAAACAAGTCGAAAGACATGGAAAGTGAACCGCTGAAAGAATTAGTTAGCAAGTTGCAAGGTGAAAACGGGAGACTCTATGATCAATTAGCTGCTTATGTCCCAGCTATTGGTGCTTTGAATGATTGTGTAACAACTCTGGAGATGCAGACTCTTGGACATGCAAAACATGAAAAACCGGAG GTTAAAAATTTGGTGAATCACCAATACACTGAAAATGGTCAACATACAGATGAAGATCATACTGTTACGGCATCAGATCCACTCCTTGACTTTCAAGACCTGCAGAGGAGGATCAATGAAATTTCAGTGGCAGTTAAGAATATAAACGGAAGTTTCAAACCAAAGGAGAATGAACAGAAGATGGGGAAGTCAAGGCCAGATAATCCTGTAAGTGAGATTGAAGTACTGCCAAAAGACATAATGCTTGATCAAATATCTGAATGTTCCTCATATGGAGTAAGTAGGGGAGGAACTCTTGAATCTGATGATCATATGCTTGAGTTATGGGAAACATCTGATAAGACACAGAAGATGGCGGCAGAACCGGTAGAAAATCGTCGTCAAAGAGGAGCAGCCAAGGAAACCAACAACAAACATCCTTCAGGAGATTACTTGGTGGAAAAGGAATTGAGCGTGGACAAGTTAGAGATCTCGAGAAGATTGTCACGGCCCCGTGAAGAAGGCAACAAGAGCAAGGTTTTGGAAAGACTTGATTCTGATTCACAGAAGTTAACAAACCTTCAAATAACGATACAAGacttgatgaagaaagtggaaaGCACTGAGAAGAGCACAAAGGGGAAAGGTTCCGAGTATGAAACGGTTAAAGGGCAGCTTGAAGCTTCTCAGGAGACCGTCACAAAGTTGTTTGATGCGAACCGCAAGTTGATCAAGAATGTAGAAGAGGGTGCATTGTCTTCATCTGGAACGGCTGAATCAGCGTCAGATGAGATTGGAAATGTCAGCAGGAGGAGAGTTTCAGAACAGGCGCAGAGAGGATCTGAAAAAATAGGACAACTTCAGTTGGAGGTGCAAAGACTACAGTTTCTTCTTTTGAAACTCAATGAAAGCAAAGATAAAACAAGAACGGATGATCGAAGTCCGAGAGTACGTCTGCGGGATTATCTCTATGGTGCAACAAGAACCAACcaccaaaagaagaagaaatcaccGTTTTGTGCGTGTGTAAGACCACCCACCAAGGGAGATTGA
- the LOC123902723 gene encoding protein NETWORKED 1D-like isoform X2, giving the protein MANRSHADSRRMYSWWWDSHISPKNSKWLQENLTDMDVKVKQMIKLIEEDADSFARRAEMYYKKRPELMKMVEEFYRAYRALAERYDHATGVIRHAHRTMSEAFPNQNPMMITDDFSAVPPMETEPRTPETHHPSHAFVDSEDSEKDSHVIKRNGAHGEEPNSSLNKTGLRQLNDLFIPGEHAKFADGHARRGLNFLETQESGEQNNGSHGTKNQVLSESERVTKAEAEILALKKALAKLEDEKEAGLLQYRQSVEKLSNLESEVSSAQENSQRLDERASKAEAEVQDLKDAVIKLQAEREASLLQYQECLEKITDLEKNISFAQKDAGEFNERATRAETEVESLKQDLARVEAEKEAALVKYKQCLETISKLEERLKESEENARRINEQANIAENEIKVLKLEVTKLNEEKEDAALRYQQCLEIISSLEHKLSCAEEEVCRLNSKIEEEAEKLHSSEEKCVLLETSNHALHSELQSLAQKMGSQSEELNEKQKELSKLWSCMQEERLRFIEAETAFQTLQHLHSQSQEELRSLASDFHSKVEILGNVESRKQALEDEVHRVNEENKILNELKISSSLSIKTLQDEILNLKETIEKLEQEVELRLNERNALQQEIYCLKEELNDMNKKHDAIIEEVRSADLDPQCFGASVKNLQEENSKLKETCEADKDEKAALLVKLEIMEKLLEKNSVLENSISDLNAELNSVRGKVNVLEETCQSLLVEKSALAAEKATLFSQLQATTEKLEKLTENNNLLENSLFDVNAELDGLRGKSKILEDTCQLLEHEKSGIFSEKEALFTQLNTTHQTLKDLEKQHSELELMHSELKGERESALKKVEELLVSLYSQREEHCRVVKLNEDELANKELQIHTMQEDAKYRKEEYNEELDRAIHSHIEIFILQKFIQDLEKKNFSLLVECQSLLEASKMSDRMISKLETENIHKKYDVDSLSEKIKILRIGLLQVLKTLDINGKNFFEDMLDEDQTLLNHIHGKLKERQKSFDTIFDERHNLAVENSVLITFLEQLQLKVENLVTEKGALDEESRIQSEKFTELQIEFQNVLENNQELKLTISKGEERMEGMTSEIENLRKELSDFEKSHRSLKEESCTILEEKNSLMGRFKDLGEEKGNLEEEICVLFHERLVQSNISVVYENIIFEKLRELRQFGQELGKLCSENNNLEARLKTMAQKLENAEMENSHLKELFVKSNVELDLVESVNDQLTCQISNEREMLNQKEKVLLETAKTFHALHTEKKELQRTAEDLKVRYEDAKVKLEEQANQIFKLSSDKDRQNEELGCLHEANQKLESEMKCLHQELEETKLKEKKLSHEVHERMNEIEQWETQAAALYAELQISVVNETLFEGKASELADTCEDLEHTNKSKDMESEPLKELVSKLQGENGRLYDQLAAYVPAIGALNDCVTTLEMQTLGHAKHEKPEVKNLVNHQYTVTASDPLLDFQDLQRRINEISVAVKNINGSFKPKENEQKMGKSRPDNPVSEIEVLPKDIMLDQISECSSYGVSRGGTLESDDHMLELWETSDKTQKMAAEPVENRRQRGAAKETNNKHPSGDYLVEKELSVDKLEISRRLSRPREEGNKSKVLERLDSDSQKLTNLQITIQDLMKKVESTEKSTKGKGSEYETVKGQLEASQETVTKLFDANRKLIKNVEEGALSSSGTAESASDEIGNVSRRRVSEQAQRGSEKIGQLQLEVQRLQFLLLKLNESKDKTRTDDRSPRVRLRDYLYGATRTNHQKKKKSPFCACVRPPTKGD; this is encoded by the exons ATGGCAAATCGGTCTCACGCAGATTCTAGGAGAATGTATTCTTGGTGGTGGGATAGCCACATAAGTCCTAAGAACTCAAAATGGCTCCAAGAAAATCTTACAG ATATGGATGTCAAGGTGAAGCAAATGATTAAGCTCATTGAAGAAGATGCAGATTCCTTTGCCAGGAGAGCAGAAATGTACTATAAAAAACGCCCAGAGCTTATGAAAATGGTTGAAGAGTTTTATAGGGCATACCGAGCATTGGCTGAGAGATATGATCATGCAACTGGAGTTATCCGCCATGCCCATCGGACCATGTCTGAAGCATTTCCTAATCAAAATCCTATGATGATCACAGATGATTTTTCTGCGGTTCCGCCCATGGAGACTGAGCCACGCACGCCAGAAACACATCACCCTTCGCATGCATTTGTTGACTCAGAGGATTCAGAAAAGGATTCTCATGTTATCAAAAGAAATGGAGCGCATGGTGAAGAGCCTAATTCTTCTTTGAACAAGACAGGTTTAAGACAGCTCAACGACCTCTTCATCCCTGGAGAGCATGCAAAGTTTGCAGATGGGCATGCTAGAAGGGGGCTCAATTTTTTAGAGACACAGGAGAGTGGCGAGCAAAACAATGGAAGCCATGGCACTAAAAATCAAGTCTTGTCTGAGTCTGAACGCGTGACAAAAGCTGAAGCAGAAATTTTGGCCTTGAAAAAAGCCCTTGCCAAATTAGAAGATGAAAAGGAAGCTGGCTTGCTTCAGTATCGGCAGAGTGTTGAGAAATTGTCTAATCTTGAATCAGAAGTATCTTCTGCACAAGAGAATTCTCAAAGACTCGATGAACGAGCAAGCAAAGCAGAAGCCGAAGTTCAAGATTTGAAGGACGCAGTAATCAAATTACAGGCTGAAAGGGAAGCTAGTCTTCTTCAGTACCAGGAATGCTTGGAGAAAATAACCGATCTGgagaaaaatatttcttttgctCAGAAGGATGCAGGAGAATTTAATGAACGTGCTACTAGAGCTGAAACTGAAGTTGAGTCGTTGAAGCAGGACCTTGCTCGAGTAGAAGCTGAAAAGGAAGCTGCCCTTGTTAAATATAAACAGTGCTTGGAGACAATATCGAAACTGGAGGAGAGATTAAAAGAATCTGAGGAGAACGCTAGAAGGATTAATGAGCAAGCTAATATAGCTGAAAATGAAATCAAGGTTTTGAAGCTGGAAGTTACTAAACTTAATGAAGAGAAGGAAGACGCTGCTCTCCGGTATCAGCAATGCTTGGAGATAATTTCCAGTTTGGAACATAAACTCTCTTGTGCTGAAGAGGAGGTGTGTAGGTTAAATTCTAAGATAGAAGAAGAGGCTGAAAAGTTACATAGTTCTGAGGAGAAGTGTGTTCTTTTGGAAACATCAAATCACGCTCTACATTCTGAATTACAGTCTTTGGCACAAAAGATGGGGTCTCAAAGTGAAGAACTTAATGAGAAGCAGAAAGAATTGAGTAAACTTTGGAGTTGCATGCAAGAGGAGAGACTGCGATTCATTGAGGCTGAAACTGCTTTCCAAACTCTTCAGCATTTGCATTCTCAATCTCAGGAAGAGCTTAGATCTCTTGCTTCTGACTTTCACAGTAAAGTGGAAATACTCGGAAATGTGGAATCACGTAAGCAGGCTCTAGAGGATGAAGTGCACAGAGTGAATGAGGAAAACAAAATTCTAAATGAGCTCAAaatttcttcatctttgtcTATAAAAACTTTGCAGGATGAGATATTGAATTTGAAAGAGACAATAGAGAAACTTGAACAGGAGGTTGAGCTGCGACTTAATGAAAGAAACGCTCTTCAGCAAGAAATTTACTGTCTTAAAGAGGAGCTTAACGATATGAATAAAAAACACGATGCTATAATCGAGGAGGTCAGGTCAGCTGACTTAGACCCTCAGTGCTTTGGCGCATCTGTGAAAAATTTGCAAGAAGAGAACTCAAAGCTGAAGGAGACATGTGAGGCCGACAAAGATGAGAAAGCAGCTCTTTTGGTAAAATTGGAAATCATGGAGAAACTTTTGGAGAAAAATTCTGTTTTAGAGAATTCCATTTCAGACTTGAATGCTGAATTGAATAGCGTCAGAGGAAAGGTAAATGTGTTGGAAGAAACATGCCAGTCGCTGCTTGTGGAGAAATCAGCTCTTGCTGCCGAGAAGGCCACCTTGTTTTCTCAATTACAAGCCACAACTGAAAAGCTGGAGAAGCTCACAGAAAATAACAACCTTTTGGAAAACTCACTATTTGATGTCAACGCTGAACTTGATGGATTAAGAGGAAAGTCCAAGATCTTAGAAGACACATGCCAGTTACTTGAACATGAGAAGTCCGGTATCTTTTCGGAGAAAGAAGCCTTATTTACACAGTTGAACACAACACACCAAACACTGAAAGATCTTGAAAAACAACACAGTGAATTGGAATTAATGCATTCGGAGCTAAAAGGAGAAAGGGAGTCTGCACTTAAAAAGGTGGAAGAGCTATTGGTTTCCCTATATTCCCAAAGGGAAGAACATTGCAGAGTTGTGAAGTTGAATGAAGATGAACTGGCGAACAAGGAATTGCAAATTCATACTATGCAAGAAGATGCAAAGTACCGGAAAGAGGAATACAATGAGGAACTGGATAGAGCTATACATTCTCACATTGAAATTTTCATCTTGCAGAAGTTTATCCAAGATTTGGAGAAAAAGAACTTTTCCCTTCTAGTCGAGTGCCAGAGTCTTTTGGAAGCGTCCAAAATGTCCGACAGAATGATTTCTAAGTTGGAGACTGAAAATATTCATAAGAAATATGATGTGGATTCTTTGTCtgagaaaattaaaatactaaggATTGGGCTGCTTCAGGTGTTGAAGACTCTTGACATTAACGGCAAAAATTTCTTCGAAGATATGCTTGATGAAGACCAAACTCTCCTGAACCATATACATGGAAAACTTAAGGAGAGACAAAAGTCTTTTGACACAATTTTCGATGAAAGACACAACTTGGCCGTTGAGAATTCAGTTCTGATTACATTTCTTGAGCAGTTGCAACTAAAGGTAGAAAATCTTGTGACAGAAAAAGGTGCGCTTGATGAGGAGTCCAGGATACAGTCAGAGAAGTTCACTGAATTGCAAATAGAGTTCCAAAACGTATTGGAAAATAATCAGGAGTTGAAGTTGACAATAAGCAAAGGAGAAGAGAGAATGGAAGGAATGACATCTGAAATAGAGAATCTACGCAAAGAGCTATCGGACTTTGAAAAGAGCCACAGAAGCTTAAAGGAAGAAAGTTGCACGATACTTGAAGAGAAAAACTCCTTGATGGGAAGATTTAAAGATCTGGGTGAGGAGAAGGGTAACTTGGAAGAAGAAATTTGTGTCCTGTTCCATGAGAGATTAGTTCAATCTAATATATCTGTGGTTTACGAGAATATTATCTTTGAAAAACTCCGGGAACTTAGACAGTTTGGTCAGGAACTTGGTAAGCTCTGTTCTGAAAATAATAACCTTGAGGCGAGATTGAAAACAATGGCACAGAAATTAGAAAATGCAGAAATGGAAAATTCACATCTTAAAGAGTTATTTGTAAAGTCAAATGTTGAATTGGATTTAGTTGAATCTGTCAATGATCAATTGACTTGTCAGATTAGTAATGAAAGGGAAATGTTGAATCAAAAGGAAAAAGTGCTTTTGGAAACAGCCAAGACGTTTCATGCTTTACACACTGAGAAAAAAGAATTGCAACGAACGGCGGAAGATCTGAAGGTTAGATATGAGGATGCCAAGGTGAAACTTGAAGAGCAAGcaaatcaaattttcaaattgtcCTCAGACAAGGATCGTCAAAATGAAGAGCTTGGATGCCTTCACGAAGCGAACCAGAAACTGGAGTCTGAAATGAAGTGCCTACACCAAGAACTTGAAGAAACTAAACtgaaggaaaagaagctaagTCACGAAGTGCATGAACGTATGAATGAGATTGAACAATGGGAAACTCAGGCTGCAGCACTCTATGCTGAACTGCAGATTTCTGTTGTCAATGAAACACTATTTGAAGGGAAGGCCAGTGAGCTAGCTGATACATGCGAGGATCTTGAGCACACAAACAAGTCGAAAGACATGGAAAGTGAACCGCTGAAAGAATTAGTTAGCAAGTTGCAAGGTGAAAACGGGAGACTCTATGATCAATTAGCTGCTTATGTCCCAGCTATTGGTGCTTTGAATGATTGTGTAACAACTCTGGAGATGCAGACTCTTGGACATGCAAAACATGAAAAACCGGAG GTTAAAAATTTGGTGAATCACCAATAC ACTGTTACGGCATCAGATCCACTCCTTGACTTTCAAGACCTGCAGAGGAGGATCAATGAAATTTCAGTGGCAGTTAAGAATATAAACGGAAGTTTCAAACCAAAGGAGAATGAACAGAAGATGGGGAAGTCAAGGCCAGATAATCCTGTAAGTGAGATTGAAGTACTGCCAAAAGACATAATGCTTGATCAAATATCTGAATGTTCCTCATATGGAGTAAGTAGGGGAGGAACTCTTGAATCTGATGATCATATGCTTGAGTTATGGGAAACATCTGATAAGACACAGAAGATGGCGGCAGAACCGGTAGAAAATCGTCGTCAAAGAGGAGCAGCCAAGGAAACCAACAACAAACATCCTTCAGGAGATTACTTGGTGGAAAAGGAATTGAGCGTGGACAAGTTAGAGATCTCGAGAAGATTGTCACGGCCCCGTGAAGAAGGCAACAAGAGCAAGGTTTTGGAAAGACTTGATTCTGATTCACAGAAGTTAACAAACCTTCAAATAACGATACAAGacttgatgaagaaagtggaaaGCACTGAGAAGAGCACAAAGGGGAAAGGTTCCGAGTATGAAACGGTTAAAGGGCAGCTTGAAGCTTCTCAGGAGACCGTCACAAAGTTGTTTGATGCGAACCGCAAGTTGATCAAGAATGTAGAAGAGGGTGCATTGTCTTCATCTGGAACGGCTGAATCAGCGTCAGATGAGATTGGAAATGTCAGCAGGAGGAGAGTTTCAGAACAGGCGCAGAGAGGATCTGAAAAAATAGGACAACTTCAGTTGGAGGTGCAAAGACTACAGTTTCTTCTTTTGAAACTCAATGAAAGCAAAGATAAAACAAGAACGGATGATCGAAGTCCGAGAGTACGTCTGCGGGATTATCTCTATGGTGCAACAAGAACCAACcaccaaaagaagaagaaatcaccGTTTTGTGCGTGTGTAAGACCACCCACCAAGGGAGATTGA